Proteins encoded within one genomic window of Stigmatopora argus isolate UIUO_Sarg chromosome 21, RoL_Sarg_1.0, whole genome shotgun sequence:
- the ehmt2 gene encoding histone-lysine N-methyltransferase EHMT2, whose amino-acid sequence MSASNPATKEAQEETVSESIAGPSHVKHDAMDVAVRKKEPAGSVRQVLSFQQQGTDATKDEEEEAPSLVNKPAAGHAAKSIPVASSSLLSSPSTSSTMSPGRAKMSVSGPVSNKHVLPSAPPCSSSPSGLLDPPKIHRARKTMSRAPTMQRSQNDTPTSPVTPSGSSSDSETVAKKRKLGDFSASSPENSQTFGDSIEKTFDDGSGAAGQHVNDTEGLVNMSDHESDSEPQSDLMIQSKPQEFPWKQAHQAKDRISSDDLETVEAGRSTDYTEVPIDALDIAAADSLTLSPHHDGSDGGDTERLEELPLCSCRMEAPRVESTNHRVSRQCMATESSNGELKSCSNLTTKGETMRPSSRVPLMVLCDTHRSHMVKHHCCPGCGFFCIAGTFLECCPDQRIAHRFHRGCVTVLGGGRRTNGGMLFCPHCGEDATEAQEVTIPSLSSSTASANMVVTMSASSTTTPSLPPSVPTAPSLTASTGGMKDGMMPERPVSARMRSHGMTTLTVEQQQPPQPVPSTASATAVAPPEEGVDSVGPSVCLPNGKLVCPSALPPGPSRAALQKAILTQDTERRKKLRFHPRQLYPAVKQGEVQRVLLMLMEGIDPTYQPDSQNRRSALHAAAQRGLLEVCYILLQASAQIDAQDKDRRTPLLEAIINNHIEVARYLIQNGACVYHIEEDGYTGLHHAAKLGNLEIVNILLETGQADVNSQDNGGWTPIIWAAEHKHVEVIKVLLNRGADVTINDKELNVCLHWAAYAGNVDIAEMVLNAGCSLASVNMHGDTPLHIAAREGYLECVTLFLSRGADIDVINREGDTPLTLARTDTPVWVALQINRRIRRGITNRMLRTERIICSDIAQGYENAPIPCVNAVDDEGCPSDYKYVSENCETSAMNIDRNITHLQHCGCTDDCSSSNCLCGQLSIRCWYDKDQRLLQEFNKIEPPLIFECNMACSCHRTCKNRVVQAGIKVRLQLYRTEKMGWGVRALQDIPQGSFICEYVGELISDAEADVREDDSYLFDLDNKDGEVYCIDARYYGNISRFINHLCDPNLIPVRVFMLHQDLRFPRIAFFSSRDILSGQELGFDYGDRFWDIKSKYFTCQCGSEKCKHSAEAIALEQSRLVRLEASPESGADCGLTIPGI is encoded by the exons ATGTCGGCATCTAACCCTGCGACAAAG GAGGCTCAAGAAGAAACTGTCTCTGAGTCTATAGCTGGGCCCAGTCATGTCAAGCATG ACGCCATGGATGTTGCTGTCAGAAAAAAAGAGCCAGCAGGTAGTGTAAGGCAGGTGTTGAGTTTTCAGCAGCAAGGAACAGATGCAACCaaagatgaagaggaggaagctCCTTCTTTAGTTAACAAACCAGCTGCAG GACATGCAGCAAAATCCATACCAGTGGCCTCATCTTCCTTGTTGTCCTCTCCTTCTACATCTTCAACTATGTCGCCAGGGCGGGCAAAGATGAGTGTTTCTGGGCCTGTTAGTAATAAACATGTCCTTCCATCTGCCCCTCCATGTTCTTCCTCTCCCTCTGGCTTATTGGATCCACCCAAAATCCATCGGGCACGTAAAACTATGTCTCGGGCACCAACAATGCAG AGGAGTCAAAATGACACACCTACGTCACCTGTGACTCCATCAGGCTCATCCTCGGACAGTGAAACTG TTGCCAAAAAGAGAAAACTTGGCGATTTCTCTGCTAGCAGTCCTGAGAATTCTCAGACTTTTGGTGACAGTATAGAAAAAACG TTTGATGATGGTAGCGGAGCAGCAGGGCAGCATGTTAACGACACAGAGGGATTAGTGAACATGTCAGATCAC GAATCCGATTCTGAACCACAAAGCGACTTAATGATTCAGAGCAAGCCTCAAGAATTTCCATGGAAACAGGCGCATCAGGCAAAAGATAGAATCAGCTCTGATGATTTGGAGACAGTTGAAG CTGGAAGGTCAACTGATTACACAGAAGTTCCTATAGATGCTTTGGACATTGCTGCTGCCGACAGCCTTACACTCTCACCTCATCATG ATGGAAGCGATGGAGGGGACACAGAGCGGCTGGAGGAGCTTCCCCTTTGCAGTTGTAGAATGGAGGCACCTCGTGTTGAAAGCACCAACCATCGTGTCAGCAGACAATGTATGGCAACTGAGAGTAGCAATGGAGAG CTGAAATCTTGCAGCAATTTGACGACTAAAGGAGAGACCATGCGGCCATCTAGCCGAGTGCCCCTTATGGTGCTTTGTGACACCCATCGCTCACACATGGTCAAACACCACTGCTGCCCTGGGTGTGGCTTCTTTTGCATAGCA GGAACATTCCTGGAATGCTGTCCGGACCAGCGCATTGCCCACCGTTTCCACCGAGGGTGTGTCACGGTGCTCGGGGGTGGCCGGAGGACAAATGGCGGAATGCTTTTCTGTCCCCATTGTGGTGAGGATGCCACTGAGGCGCAGGAGGTTACCATCCCTTCCTTAAGCTCATCAACAGCTTCTGCAAACATGGTCGTCACCATGTCAGCGTCCTCCACCACGACACCATCCCTCCCCCCTTCTGTCCCTACGGCGCCCTCTCTCACAGCCTCCACAGGAGGAATGAAAGATGGAATGATGCCCGAAAGGCCTGTCAG TGCACGTATGCGTAGCCATGGAATGACAACCTTAACTGTGGAGCAACAGCAACCGCCCCAACCTGTGCCTTCAACTGCGTCTGCCACTGCAGTGGCCCCTCCTGAGGAGGGAGTAGACAGCGTGGGTCCGTCAGTGTGTCTGCCAAATGGGAAGCTTGTTTGCCCCAGTGCGCTTCCACCAGGACCAAGCAGGGCGGCATTACAGAAAGCTATTCTCACACAAGATACCGAAAG GAGAAAGAAACTGAGGTTCCACCCCCGCCAACTCTACCCTGCTGTGAAACAGGGAGAAGTGCAGAGGGTTCTCCTCATGCTAA TGGAGGGAATTGATCCCACATACCAGCCTGACTCTCAGAACCGGCGTTCTGCTCTCCATGCTGCCGCTCAAAGGGGTCTGTTGGAAGTCTGCTATATACTTCTGCAGGCGA GTGCTCAAATTGATGCTCAGGATAAGGACCGGAGAACCCCTCTTTTGGAAGCCATCATCAACAATCACATAGAGGTGGCTCGATACCTGATTCAGAATGGTGCCTGCGTCTACCATATT gaggaaGATGGATATACTGGTCTCCATCATGCAGCCAAACTGGGCAATCTAGAAATTGTCAACATACTGCTGGAGACGGGACAGGCGGATGTAAATTCACAG GACAATGGTGGATGGACACCAATCATCTGGGCAGCAGAACATAAACACGTGGAGGTGATCAAAGTGCTGCTGAACCGAGGAGCTGATGTTACCATTAATGATAAG GAGCTGAATGTGTGTCTCCACTGGGCAGCTTATGCTGGAAATGTGGATATTGCTGAGATGGTGTTGAACGCCGGTTGTTCTCTTGCATCAGTAAACATGCATGGTGACACACCACTGCACATTGCCGCCAGAGAAGGATACTTGGAATGCGTTAC GTTGTTTCTTTCCAGGGGTGCAGATATTGACGTTATTAACAGAGAAGGAGACACTCCTCTCACCCTTGCACGCACTGACACCCCAGTATGGGTAGCACTCCAGATCAATAGGAGGATACGAAGGGGAATAACCAATCGCATGCTTAGGACAGAAAGAATTATATGCAG TGATATTGCCCAGGGCTACGAGAACGCACCCATTCCTTGTGTTAATGCAGTAGATGACGAAGGCTGTCCTTCAGACTACAAATATGTTTCAGAAAACTGTGAAACGTCAGCAATGAACATAGACCGCAACATCACTCATTTACAG CACTGTGGCTGCACTGACGACTGTTCCTCTAGTAACTGCCTCTGTGGACAGCTCAGTATTCGCTGTTGGTATGACAAG GATCAGCGGTTGCTTCAAGAGTTTAATAAGATTGAACCTCCCCTTATATTCGAATGCAACATGGCCTGTTCTTGTCATCGCACATGCAAGAACAGGGTGGTTCAGGCTGGAATCAA AGTTCGACTTCAGCTATACAGGACCGAGAAGATGGGATGGGGTGTTCGAGCTCTGCAGGATATTCCTCAAGGCAGTTTCATATGCGA ATATGTGGGGGAGCTGATATCAGATGCAGAAGCGGATGTTAGAGAGGATGACTCCTACCTTTTTGACCTGGACAATAAG GATGGGGAGGTTTACTGTATTGATGCCCGTTACTACGGCAACATAAGCCGCTTCATCAACCACCTTTGTGATCCAAACCTCATCCCAGTGCGTGTGTTCATGCTGCACCAAGATCTGAGATTTCCTCGCATCgccttcttcagctccagaGACATCCTTAGCGGTCAAGAGCTTGG GTTTGACTACGGCGATCGCTTTTGGGATATTAAAAGCAAGTACTTTACCTGCCAGTGTGGCTCAGAGAAATGCAAACATTCTGCAGAGGCCATTGCTTTGGAGCAGAGCAGACTGGTTCGACTGGAGGCCAGTCCTGAGTCGGGAGCTGACTGCGGGTTGACTATTCCTGGCATttaa